The Cucurbita pepo subsp. pepo cultivar mu-cu-16 chromosome LG18, ASM280686v2, whole genome shotgun sequence nucleotide sequence TCCAATTGTCTTCAAATAGTCTATGGCATTTTGAACCTTCAAGGGGCAAAACAACACATAAGCAAGGTGGAATACAAACAATATTCAGTGGAAGCATAAATTCCGAGAAGTTGGACAGAAAACGcccatcaaatttttcttccatatcaCAACTATAATACTGAGAAGCTCAATAAAGTTGGACTTACTGATAAAGGCTCTGGCGGCTGCAATGCATTTGATAGGAACTCTGATATACTTCCAAGTTGCAGACTCTTGATTTGCAAACACAAAGACTGTAACGGGGTCCTTAAAAGTTCTGGCAGTTGATAATCAGCAAAAGCATCATACACGCATCTGGGATAGAGATGGTAACATTCACCAGGTTGAACACGACCAGCTCTACCTCTTCTCTGGTTGGTGGGGGAAGGGGTCAATCAAGTCAGTGATTGATGCAAATGTTATTAAATTATCCACAAACCAAAGCGCAACACTAAATTCAGTACAACGGGAatccatttcttttatttccgAAGCAACCTAGAAAGGTGAGAAAGGTAGGGATTGACtgaattcctttttttttttttttttttttttttttttttactgttgtGATTCAGTTTAAGACTTGCACgtttgattcaaaattttatggtaaagaaaaaatctatGAAGTTACTAGGATATGAGTTTGGAATGGCAGAACCAACGTACAAAATAAAGAGCTACCAAATTATTCTTACTTGACGCGCGGCAGCCTTGGAGATCCAGGATGGAAGCAAACAAGGAGTGTTATTTAAAGCATCATAGGATGTTTCCTTTGCTTTTCCGCAGTCAACAACAAAAACCACGTCATTGATGGTGATACTAGTCTCTGCCATGTTCGTAGCTAGGACTATTTTCCTAACTCCATCTTCAGGTTTATCAAATATCAATTTCTGTTTCAATAGATGATAAAATGTATACAAAAAGGTCATTGTCAGATGAAAGGAAGCTCTCAAATTCAAAGATGCCAATTGGCAATCACATGTACAAGTAAAACAGTTACCTGCTCAGAGCTGGTCATCGAACCATGACATGCAAGGATCAAAACTCTGCTAGGATCCCCTAATAAAGGATGTGACTGGAGCTGGTCTTTTAAAGAGTTTATATCATCCCATCCGGTCATAAAAACTAGTATAGCACCTGCCCTCTCCCTCTTGACAATGTAAGAAAGGACATGCTCAATGAGGTTGAAACCAATTGAATCAGGATTCCAACAGGATAGGGACTCCTGAGTTCGAGGACTGTATGCTAAAAAGTTAGACGCCTCAAATGCATCCTGTGTCAAAACAAGAAGGTTTAGCATgtgcagaaaaaaaaaatagagaaaataagaaCGAGTCATCTGCTGCTGGAATTTTCATCAATGACGATATCTTGGTCctactttatatattttacttaCTACCAAGTGTAATTAGAATACAATCTCAATTTGTTAATTCGTTCGTCTCATGGTTTTTTCTGAAGACAGTATCCTACTACCTGCTTGCAGATTCCACCAACTCACAGAGAAGCTAGATCGTTCAAATATTATCCCTAAAATTTCCTTACTAGAGGtaccatcaaaatcaaattgacGAGAGGGAGAATGTATTATACCTCAACAGATGAAGCAATCTGagtcttccttttctttagaGCTTGAGCTTGTTTTTGCATTTTCCATGCCTTTTCTTGACCATAATCATCAATTTGATTATATGGAGTCAATCGATAGCCAGTCGTCTCTAGAATATTCTCCAAAAAGTGTGCACGAACTGGGTATGTAAAACCCTGAAAATAGAATGGGTTAGAAGAAAGTTTACTCCTGTGAGCATTATGTTTAATGGACTCATTTAGCTCGCCCAACAGTAACCAGTTAGCCATGATCACCAGAAGAGGTGCAATCTACCGTACAAGAATCCACTAAAATGATTCAtataataaagagaaaaaaattgcTCAACGGAAGAGCAATACCATTTTCCCaggttttatttaaaacaaaatagaaagagaGGAACCTAGCATCAAGGAAAAATATACGCTTGTTCCACccatttcttaattataacGCAAATGGTAAGAGTAAAGatagaaatttgaatcttgAACACGAAAACCCAACTCAGAAACAACTGTGGGCGGGGGGAGCAAAGAAGATATTTCCATTCATTTTTGTCCATTAAAGCTTATAATTGATATAAACTTACAGGAATATGCATTGTTGGAGCACCCccaaaataagaacaaaaaagttctGCATTTAGAGTTGCACTCATTAAGATCAACCTCAAATCTGGCCGTCGAGGAAGAAGATCTTTCAGGACAATCACAAGAAAATCTGGTAGAAAGACATAAGCTGGTTAATCTAAATCTTCAAGTCACcttcattaaaatataaagatataaCTTGgttcatttcataaaaattttcaaaaaattaatccaaggtacaatatcttaatattttaatattacctTCATTCATTCCACGTTCATGAATCTCATCAACAATAACATGAGTTACACCTTTCAAATTTCTATCAACAAGCAATCTTCTCAGTAGTACACCAGTGGTGCAAAAGAGAAGACGAGTGTCCCTTCCTTTTATACCCTCCAGCCGAACTTTATAACCAACCttccaagaaaagaaaaaaaagactcAAGTATTTAGTAAGTCAAAATCTTACccagaaaagtaaaaaaataaaaacatcaatTCTGCAACTTACAGACTCTCCCAGTTTCTCTCCACGTTCTGCAGCAACTCTTTCAGAAACAGACATGGCAGAAATACGTCTAGGCTGAGTACAGATAATACTACAAGAAGTTCCACGAGCAGCTTCAATCTCAGATTCTAATATATACTGAGGAAGCTGCGTGGTTTTCCCACAACCAGTTTCACCAGAGACAACAACTACCTGCATATCATCTCTTTAAGTCAATTCATAATGATAAGTTTATACTAGAGTGAATTGTACTAATCATTTGGCATATTTGGGTACCTGATTCTCTGAAATGGCCTTCAACAATGTTTCCCTCTCTTTAAATGCTGGGAGACTTTTGCGAAATTCCATCATTTTTTGGCCCTCAAGAGATTCCTAGAGAATTATCACATGTCAAACAAGCGAGAACTTCCAACAAATTGATTAGTTAGGAAATGCcgactccaaaaagaaagagatcCATACAAATACAAGGACCAGCAGAAAATTATGAATCACATGTGATTGAACGTGTAATCGGACTATGGACGTATTTATGTGAAATGAGGGATTGGTTTCTTCTATTATAGAGAAATTTCATATCCATGACATCACCATCAATATTGAACAGTTTAAATACAAGAAAACCTTCAGCCTGCCTCAGTTTCCTGGGATAATTCAAGTAGTGTTAGACCCTAAAAGTACCTCACCTATTTTAAATGGGCAATTTTTCTGAAACTAGTTCTATAGTTGAAGGATGCCTTACCATGTAACTTCTAtgtaatttccaaaaaaataataccaCATAAGAAACTACCACTGGCCTAGTTAACAAGAATGATCATCTGCGGAtgcataaattttaagtttataattaaaatagattgaGTGAGACTTCACAACTCGATGATAAAAATATGTACACTTTACGTTCTAACAGAAGGTTGtatttaaatacataaaaagataaaaagaaaccTGCCAATCTTGCTGTTGATTCCTCATTTGCAAACTTTTGCGGCGAAGAATTTTCTCCATGACAAGACTTTGTGTTGTTGAAGGTTCCTGGTGCTCAAACACTCCATTATTGTTAGCACAGTTTTCAGCAATGCCAGATTTTGACAAGTAACTATTTGAGAAACGTCCTCTTGTCACAGAATGGTGAGAAGATTGGTACAATCTTAGATGGCCTTCAACTTCCGTTTGGACCCCAAAAGGTAAGACCACCTGCAAATGACAATGAATATGAATGACTCATTACTCaagatggaaagaaaataaataaataacaacaaaaggaagaaaaaggtatACTTAATTAGTATACTAATCCTCACAACAATATTCATTGCATTGCAAACCATCTGATTGAGTACTAAATAGAGAGTAAGCTGTATTATTCATGATCTAAATGAAGTAGAAAGAACTCTAGCAAATTTgggaatgaaaaaataaatacctcCCTCTGTGGTCGCTTATCATCCAGGTCTGGCCTGTAATTCGGCAGAGGGTATTTACTAAATACAACAACTTTTGCATATTGACGGCTGCCAAAGTAATAGAAAACAACGTCAATAAACGTCATATGATATATGAGCTgaagtaaatataaaaacagTATTCAAACGAAAACAATGAAGTTGAAAATACCTATGCAAACCCATTCTGGTTGCCAATGCTGAAAGTTGATCAAAATCACGTCTATCCTTTTTCTCCCTTGACACTACTTCTAGTTCGTCATTGTTCCGTAGAAGCATAGTTAACTTCCATTTCCACTCATCTACGTTCTCAAGGGTTGATGAATTCTGGAAATCATGAACAACATGTATAAAGAACAAAGCCAAAAGACCGAAAGTGGTCAATATGAATAATAGAAAGTAGATGATAAACTAACACGACTGCCAGAAGTAAAGAAACCATTCCACTTTTCAGGAATTGAAGCTCGTAAAAGTTATAGGGAATTCCAAAATCCAGCCAATATATTTTTGTGCTAGCTACTTAACTCAGTGTTCGTAAGGTAATCATTAATTGACATTCTTATTCTCCGTGAATTTTCTCGGCATTTCGACACTAAAATCATTAAACCGAACTCCAATCTTTGTCTCGAGGAGCTAAATAAAATTCCATAACACTTCcgtttctttttctatataaaCTGTAAAAGCTGTAAACATTCGAAattcaacaaacaaaagaaacatacCATTTGCCCATGCGGAGACCCAAATTCGACATCAGAATCATCACTAGACACATCATCATACGCAAACCGACCATAATTGGAGCAGGACTGATGCTGCAAAAACGGAAACGCAAGATTCCTCTGCTTAAAACCCCTCACATGGTCCTGCTGTTTCTCCCTGAACGCAACTTCAATCCACTTGGATTGGCTCGTACAACGAATACCAGTGACGGAACCTGGACGGCACTGCAAGTTGACAAACCCCATGGACAGGTTCCGGGTGAAAAGGTGAGGAAACCAAGGCCTGAAGCGCGTTGAAGCTGTGCAGAACGGAGCCGATGAAGTGGTTCTGAGGGAGAGGGACATGGAAGTCCTGATATAGGCGTTGAAGAAGGTTGAGTAAGGCATTGGTGGGATGGAAGTGATGGTTTCTAGTTGCAGAAGTTGGAAACCATTTTCTGAAATTGGGGTTTTGGATAGTTGGAGAAGCGGCTTGGGCAGGCAGATGAGGCTGGTTCTCCACGTTCTTGTCGCGGAACTTGTTTAGTTCGTTCCAACGCTCAACCCCTTCGACCTGTAATTCCAGGGTTTTGTTTAGGGTATCGtttcttctattatttttttattctttttattactaATCTTTATTAACTTaacctaatttaataaaaatgtaaccTATCATCTTTCGATCAAAATTATGATATCTCGATTGAACTATACTTTAGTTGATTATTTATCCTAGGAACAAAAACGAGTATTAAATGACATTTGGATTGATGGGCCGAGCCCAAATAGCTTGAAAGTGCAATAAAAGCCCTTGAACTTGTTGGCTTCGAACCCAAATACGAGAAGAAACTTTATGAGTTGACCATGGTTAACTCAAGGGGTTTGGGTCCCTCGTTGTTGCTATGATTCCGTATTTAGGCATTGAAACGTGTTGGATACATAGTACCTCTGTAATGTTCCATGTCTAGGATTCGGAATTTGGATGACCTTGACATTTCCAtacgacatggtcacgttacctaCTTCTCTTAATATAAGTAgtaactttctttttcgttaAGCATTTCTTGGTCGTTATATTCTCAAGATTTCTCTCACTAGGATGTGGTCttatttcattcatgtacctctaTGTTACTTGGTGTCGAATTTCCTCATTATTTGATCATACACATTGATACATATCTAAGCACGAAACCAACACTATAGACGTTTAACAGGGATGCCATATgtacggtcatgcttgtccaaggcgtaTTGCCTATGGCCACCCGTCGGATGTTCTGGTCTTGTTCAAGACGTGTTGTTCACAGGCGCATACCTATTTAAGCCCACACCGTCAGGGCTAAAATGTCCCAAAATGTGCTCTAgtggatatgactagttgtcacttCTTCTTACCTCGGTTGTATGCTATCAAAATTGTCGTTATTGCCTAATTGCTTTAagcttataacattgtttttttcaaattgttttcaacatATTTCTTCGTTCACGTTTTCCAAAACATTTCTCTAAAACGTGACTCTAAACTCGAGCATACGCGTCTGAATTTGTTGACTTATTTGCTGAATTTGAATAAGTGTCACACAATCGATGTCCCACTGCTCCAAGGGTACGAATGTCACACCATgcatacaaatatatatatatatatatatgttaaatcaatcaaattaaataaattgtattacaaatattttaattaaataagtaaCTGAAATTTTTCATGATGGTTCTAAAGCCAAATCGTTTTTCATATTCGTCTTGCCCGATCAAAAATAGGCGATTCTTGTTCGAGCGAGCGACTTGGATCTGATTCCGTTGTCTGAGAATTGAAGCCTCTCGATAGGAACTACTCGACTGGCTTTTCCAGGAAGGATCTGGTTTGCACCTCCTTTGCTTCAATCTCAGTCTATCTTATTCGGGCCTCCTTTAGCTTAAATGGTTTAGAGATAGCGATTATCAGAAGCGAGAAGAGAAAGTTGAGTGTGGAGCTGCAATGGAGGAGGCTGCTATTGATTTTGTGCTGGTGCCACTTGGTCTCGTTTTGTTGACTGTCTACCACGCATGGTTGGTCTTTATCGTTATTCGGCATCCTAGGCGGACGGTCATTGGCCTCAACGCCGAGTCCCGCCACCAATGGGTGCTTTGCATGATGTCTGTAAGTTCCTGAGTTTCATAATCTCTTTGGAGGGCGGGAATTGTTATTGGAAATTGTGCGTCATTGACATTAACTTTTTCTAACTAGACAATTATGCAATAAGTGCTTTGTTAATAGAATTTTGATGTGAAAATTGTATCTAATCTGCTGGGTAATGATTCGATTCTGTTCTTGTGCTCTTATGGTCCCTGTTGTAGTTATGGAATTGTGTTTGAGAAAAAAGATAGATGAATGGGTTATGGGCgctgtgccagcgaggacactgggccagTGTCCCCCCGActggaggtggattgtgagatcccacgttggttggagagaggggaacaaaacattcattataagggtgtggaaacctctctttaatagacgcgttttaaaacccatgaagctgatggcgatacgtaatgagccaaagcagacaatatctgctagtggtggccTCGGGCCGTGATATACACATATGAGAACTACAGGAACTCTCAAGCCAACAAGCCTTTTTTTGAGGTCATATGAAGATGATAGCATGGGAAAATCATCTTCATGAGTGGATATTGTCTTTCTTCAGCGAAACCACAAGTTCCCGTGAAAACCGAAAGTTCTAAcatagtgtgagatcccacattggtgtagaaacctctccctaatacaTGTGTTTTTTGAGAGGGAaatccaaaaggaaaagctcaaagaagacaatatctgctagtggtaggtTAGGGCTGTTACGCTTAGCGTCTATCTAAGCTCAGTTCTACAACAACAATCTAGACGTTCAGATGAATCTCTACTTGTGCATAGCTCAATGGCTGCGTTAAAGTAGATATCCCAACATGATGTTCACCATTAAATGAGCCACTTCTTTTCACAGGAATCACGGTTTTCcatgttattttcatataacTAACACAGTTTTGTATATCTTTAGTTCTAAGATTTCTGTCCTGCATGCTTGAGTGTTGTATGTGAATCGATGTTTGATTTTCAGGATCCAGTGAAGAATGGTGTTTTAGCTGTTCAAACAATACGAAACAACATAATGGCATCTACACTTTTAGCCACAACAGCAATAACTCTCTGTTCGTTAATTGGTGTTTTTGTGACCAGCTCATCGGACACGAGTAATGCAAaacttcatttaatttatggCAACAAGTCTGACCTTTGTACTTCAATCAAGTACTTCTCAATCTTGCTATGCTTCCTTGTTGCTTTTCTATGCAATGTCCAGTCAATAAGATACTATGCTCATGTAAGTTTCTTGGCCACCGTTCCTACATGGAGAGATCAAGAAGACTCTATTCAATATGTTGCCAGAAACTTGAATCGAGGCAGTTTCTTCTGGTCCGTTGGCTTGCGAGCATTCTACTTCTCATTCCCTCTCTTCCTCTGGATTTTTGGGCCAATTCCTATGTTTGCTTGTTGCTGCATTTTGTTATGTGTTCTCTATTTCTTGGACACAACTACCAGTTTTACACGGAAGCTTCACACCCGCTCACTGAGGGACGACGGTGACAATGCTCGTCCCGAATCAACTCGTCAAGGGTCGTGTTGAAATCTCATCATACCCATGATCTAGGCAGTTCTATGAATGTATTAACATATAGTCATTAGAAATAATTGCTTAAGCTGATATCCTGATGGTTGAAGACAGCATAGTTGATTAACTTGTCTATATAGCAAGTTTGGAATgtaatatatttgaatgtgTTTCTTCCTAATGCTTCTATTTGAACATCTCTACGAAATGAATACGTTCGTATACGGTTATCGATTCAAAAGAGTGATTACTTCTTCATCTTTATCATGTTTCCATTACAGGTAAAGCTATTGCTGTTATTTGGTAACGTTTTGTCTCATAGAATTCACTTAATTTGTGCAGAACAGTAACATTTGCTTTTGATTGTGGAAGCACaaagacagagacagagacagagacagagagacgCCAGGtaagatgaaaataacataACAGAATGTGTTTGTTTGTAACAAAGCAATGATATGGCCAAATGCAGCCATGGAAGCTTTGTGGTTGACAACACTGTGCCACAGCGCACTGCAGCAGCTTTGGCAGAGCCAATAAGGTGGCGTTGACAAGCCCCCCTCTGCAGTGCCAAACACCTTCTATGTGATTCTGACTCGACAATGTCCATTTGGGGCTGTCGCTCTTATCACCATCTCCAAGCTATATTTTCTGGAGTGGCCCAAGAATATTAATATGTGCAAGTCTTGGAGTGGAACCACGCTGTTATTGGTGTTGTTTTTGTGGCGTTTGCCTTAGATAATGGagcactttttatttttggttacATATGGAAACTCATATCTGGACCTTTTGGGTTGCCTCTTGCATGAGAAAAATGATTTGCCAATTGGTTTGACTGGCCGTTTAGGTAGATATTCGATAGATTTGGCCATGGACGAAAGGCTAACAACAAGTCCACccctagcaaatattgttcgcttgCTGTCagttttatggttttaaaatgtgtctgttagggagaggttaaatggttcgttctcctctccaatcaatgtgagatctcgtaCTAACCTACTTGGCTTATGTCTAGAAGTTCTTTTACCATCTTAGCTTTTAAGGTGTACCTACAACTTGCCATTTGCTttgatgagagagaaaaaaacaaaaaggcaATAGTAAAAGTTAAAGTATACCGAAGAGAATTTCTTGAACGAGATCTATAGTTGGGCTTTTTGATTCCTAGATCTTCCGCAGAGCGCTTCCTCGACTTGGAGTTGCTCGATTCAACGATACATTCATCACATTTTCAAGGACTAAAGGAAAATCGACTCGAAACAAATACTGATATGAATCATAACATCCGATTCGATCCTTATGTATGttgattaagaaaaatagaaggCAGTTTGAATATTATGATTCCAAAGTTGGGTACATGTTAGAATGAAGGAGATGAGTTAAGTGAATGAAAGTGGGTGGAGGGGGGAGACCACAAGGGCAAAGTCAAGTGGAATCTTTCCTCTTTTGTGTGCTTCTTATTTGCTCCAAGAACACACACAAAGGGCTGTCACTGTCTCTCATTAGCTACTCATCAACCCaccaacaaaaacaactcCTTCTTCATGCATAACAAAGAACACTAACTAGGATTATGTCTCTTAATCCACATGCATAACAAGGTGAAACATTAGTAGATCATTAATATCAATCTTGTCTCAAACCCACTGGATCAAGATGTCTGAGAAGGATCCGTGTGTGTGGCTCGTTTTTTTGCTTCTCTTTTGAGGAATATTCCCTTTAATCTCTCAATA carries:
- the LOC111779725 gene encoding uncharacterized protein LOC111779725: MEEAAIDFVLVPLGLVLLTVYHAWLVFIVIRHPRRTVIGLNAESRHQWVLCMMSDPVKNGVLAVQTIRNNIMASTLLATTAITLCSLIGVFVTSSSDTSNAKLHLIYGNKSDLCTSIKYFSILLCFLVAFLCNVQSIRYYAHVSFLATVPTWRDQEDSIQYVARNLNRGSFFWSVGLRAFYFSFPLFLWIFGPIPMFACCCILLCVLYFLDTTTSFTRKLHTRSLRDDGDNARPESTRQGSC
- the LOC111779849 gene encoding DExH-box ATP-dependent RNA helicase DExH3, whose protein sequence is MPYSTFFNAYIRTSMSLSLRTTSSAPFCTASTRFRPWFPHLFTRNLSMGFVNLQCRPGSVTGIRCTSQSKWIEVAFREKQQDHVRGFKQRNLAFPFLQHQSCSNYGRFAYDDVSSDDSDVEFGSPHGQMNSSTLENVDEWKWKLTMLLRNNDELEVVSREKKDRRDFDQLSALATRMGLHSRQYAKVVVFSKYPLPNYRPDLDDKRPQREVVLPFGVQTEVEGHLRLYQSSHHSVTRGRFSNSYLSKSGIAENCANNNGVFEHQEPSTTQSLVMEKILRRKSLQMRNQQQDWQESLEGQKMMEFRKSLPAFKERETLLKAISENQVVVVSGETGCGKTTQLPQYILESEIEAARGTSCSIICTQPRRISAMSVSERVAAERGEKLGESVGYKVRLEGIKGRDTRLLFCTTGVLLRRLLVDRNLKGVTHVIVDEIHERGMNEDFLVIVLKDLLPRRPDLRLILMSATLNAELFCSYFGGAPTMHIPGFTYPVRAHFLENILETTGYRLTPYNQIDDYGQEKAWKMQKQAQALKKRKTQIASSVEDAFEASNFLAYSPRTQESLSCWNPDSIGFNLIEHVLSYIVKRERAGAILVFMTGWDDINSLKDQLQSHPLLGDPSRVLILACHGSMTSSEQKLIFDKPEDGVRKIVLATNMAETSITINDVVFVVDCGKAKETSYDALNNTPCLLPSWISKAAARQRRGRAGRVQPGECYHLYPRCVYDAFADYQLPELLRTPLQSLCLQIKSLQLGSISEFLSNALQPPEPLSVQNAIDYLKTIGALDEKENLTVLGQHLSVLPVEPKLGKMLILGAIFNCLDPIMTIVAGLSVRDPFLMPYDKKDLAESAKAQFAARDCSDHLALVRAYEGWRDAERQQAGYEYCWRNFLSMQTLRAIDSLRKQFFFLLKDTGLVDFDAENFNNSKPDGHLIRAVICAGLFPGICSVVNKEKSVALKTMEDGQVMLYLNSVNAGYSKIPYPWLVFNEKVKVNSVFLRDSTGVSDSILLLFGGHVSRGGLDGHLKMLDGYLEFFMKPALAETYLSLKTELDELVHQKLLNPKLDMQPHNELLSAIRLLVSEDRCEGRFVFGRHVPVPSKKATNDGPPRQKNGDGAGGDNSKSQLQTLLLRAGHDAPTYKTKQLKNNQFRSTVIFNGLNFVGQPCGSKKLAEKDAAAEALLWLQGETQSSSQAIDHASLLLKRSKRKNDRTSRSAKWS